In Candidatus Scalindua japonica, the genomic stretch ATTACCCTTCCTTCAACCTCACTCTGTTCATAACCCAGAAAAATTGACTCTTTCGTTGTCTCCTTTAATGTACTTAACGGCCCCTCATCAAATATACTTCCCGTCATTTGCGACGACACCTTTGCTCGTTCGCGCTGCATCTGCATCTTTTTCTCGAAGCCGTCTTCATCAACGGAGAGGTTGTTTTCCTCTAAAATTGATTTTGTCATCTCAAACGGAAAACCAAATGTATCATACAATTGGAAAGCATCCTGACCCGACAAGTTCTTCTCTCCACTATCACGAAGATCTTCCATAAGCTCATCCAGCCTCTTATTCCCCATAAACAGGGTTTCATGGAACCGTTCCTCTTCGTTCTTTATAATCCTGGCAATGTTTTCCCTGCGTTGCTTTATTTCAGGATACTGCTCAAACATTACGTCGGCAATAGCTGGAACAAGTTTATAGAGAAAGCACTCCTCTTTTCCCAATTTCAACCCATCACGAACGGCCCTTCTCAAAAGCCTTCTTTGGACATAACCTCTTCCTTCATTACCGGGCAATACTCCATCAGAAATACAGAAAATAACTGCCCTTACGTGGTCGGCTATGCGATTCATCAGTTTACCTTTTTCTGCCTGGCTATCATATTTAACCTCAGTGATCTCAGAAATGTTTTGAATTATCGGTTTAAATATATCTATCTCAAAGTTTGTGCTGACACCCTGGATAACACTGGCCATTCTCTCCAGCCCCATACCAGTATCTACATTCTTATTTGGTAACGGGCTAAGCGCCCCCCCTTCTCTTCTATCAAATTGTGTAAAGACAAGATTCCACACCTCAACAAAACGTTCACAATCACAATCCGGAGCACACTCTTTTCTTCCGCACCCAACACCATCTCCCCGATCATAAAAGATTTCCGAGCAAGGACCGCAAGGACCGTTAGGTCCCTCTGAAGGAGCGCTTGCCGGCCAGAAATTTTCCTTCTCTCCAAACCGGTATATCCTCTCTTCAGGAATGCCAATCCTGTTTTGCCAGATCTCATATGACTCTTCGTCATCAAGAAAAACACTGACAGATAATCTCTCTTTCGGCAGCTTCATTTCATAAAGCATAAATTCCCACGCCATCTCAATTGCCTCTGTTTTAAAATAATCTCCAAAAGAAAAATTACCCAGCATTTCAAAGAAAGTGTGATGCATTGGGGTCCTGCCTACATTCTCTATATCACCGGTCCGGATGCACTTCTGGCATGTAGTAGCCTTCTTGGCATCCAGCGTTCCTTTACCAAGAAACATATCCTTAAACTGGTTCATCCCGGCACCTGTAAATAAAAGAGTCGGATCATCTTTCGGAACAAGCGAATCACTTGGAAAAACAGAATGCCCTTTTTTCTCAAAAAAACTTATATATTTTTTTCTAATTTCATCTGTTTTCATAATATAGTTTTGATATTCTACCTATGAGGATAATCAAATCAAGGTAAATATCTATCTCCAAGACAGGACAGTATTTATCAAATTGTCAGGTTATAGATACATGGCGCCTCACATCTCCATTCCTGCCATTTCTTAAGATGCGCCCCCTTTTTAACCGTTAAGGAATGAGACGGTAAAAACTTTCTTTAGAATACAAATATGCAACACTTTTTTATTGTTTTCGGAATTTTGCGTTGATAGATTTCTGCTTTTTTATAGTAAAATAAAGATAAATTTCTCAAATTTATCCAGTAAAGATTGTTTTGCTGTGGTACTGAACCCTCTCTTACCAAAAAGAATCTTTAGGATTGCGTCTTTGATCTAATTTTACAAAACATGGACGTACCTCTCCCACAGATAACGTTGTTTTCAGCTTCAAAATTGTTACGACTAAATGATTATTGGTACGGGTTTTTGACTTCGTTGCCATAATATATCAAATTGTAAATTATCCATCACTGCCCGCGTTACTTTAAGGATTAATTGCCTGCCAGTGCCTATTATCTTTGCAGCAAAATCCAATGCCTTTCTCCTCACCGTCGTCGCATAGCTGCCTATGGGCAATACCCCTTCCAATACGTCTTCTTTAAATGCTTCAAACAAAAAGAATGATATCAGCATACAATAATATACTACACTATTGGGTACAAATCTCTTAAATGGTAATTCTTCAAATCCAAAATCCTTTAACCCTCTATGCGGTAATTCATCTGCTCCTCTCATATGATGGCTCTCTATAATTGTTTCTGTATGCAACAATCTTCTCTCTTCCTCCTGAGTACTACAGTTGGCTAACACCTTTGGATTAACTCCTATATTCGTGAGAATTACATTATCTGGCCGCGCAAAGTCCAATAACCTTTGTTCTCCATCATGACTCAATCTGGTGTATATTGCACGATAAAACCTCTCCCACGAATCACATCTATAACCAAACTCCAAATACTTCCACTCTTGATTCCTATTGCTGTAGACATCCCATTGGTCCTCTAACTGGACACCTACATACTCCTTTACTCCCTTATACATCTTGCCAGTACAGATAAATCCTACTCCAAGATTGTCACATGCTTGTAATATTTTCTCATCAAAAAAACCACTATCAAGCCTGACTATTATCGTGACTGTCTCACTATATTCCTCACGGATTACCCGCACAAGGTCTCTCATCATATTCACCACGGTATTACCATAGTTGCTGTGTTTCTTTCCACCTCGGAAGACCGCATCCACTATCTTACCATTCCAAATTGCTTGTAAAGGTTGGAAACCTTTTACTTTTTTATAGGTGGGCTGTACTCCATAGCGCTTCTGTGCTTCATCGTTG encodes the following:
- the alaS gene encoding alanine--tRNA ligase; the protein is MKTDEIRKKYISFFEKKGHSVFPSDSLVPKDDPTLLFTGAGMNQFKDMFLGKGTLDAKKATTCQKCIRTGDIENVGRTPMHHTFFEMLGNFSFGDYFKTEAIEMAWEFMLYEMKLPKERLSVSVFLDDEESYEIWQNRIGIPEERIYRFGEKENFWPASAPSEGPNGPCGPCSEIFYDRGDGVGCGRKECAPDCDCERFVEVWNLVFTQFDRREGGALSPLPNKNVDTGMGLERMASVIQGVSTNFEIDIFKPIIQNISEITEVKYDSQAEKGKLMNRIADHVRAVIFCISDGVLPGNEGRGYVQRRLLRRAVRDGLKLGKEECFLYKLVPAIADVMFEQYPEIKQRRENIARIIKNEEERFHETLFMGNKRLDELMEDLRDSGEKNLSGQDAFQLYDTFGFPFEMTKSILEENNLSVDEDGFEKKMQMQRERAKVSSQMTGSIFDEGPLSTLKETTKESIFLGYEQSEVEGRVIGLIINEQLVDSAKAGQNVHVVLDQTPFYAEAGGQIGDTGVIRTKSANVEITDTKKSNDIIVHIGKVVEGCIRQDENVSSVVDTERRGAIKRNHSATHMLHSILRRVLGQHAEQSGSFVSPERLRFDFHHFEGVKKDEIARIEELMNERVMENATVTTDQMALDQARKAGATALFGEKYGTNVRVVSIGDYSQELCGGIHVKNTGEIGIFKIISETSIAAGIRRIEAATGHEAIAWTRRKEQMLDSLCGLLDTQENMVVQRAEDLIRQLKELRKDVQKAKKDGMQKKSSDFISKAKDISGVKVVAEVVKGADADDLRKTVDSLKKSLGSVAIILGAVGNGRVTLIVSLSSDLVKKGLHAGNIAGDIAKIVGGGGGGRPDMAQAGGQLPDKIYEAIDLGLKILQKEIDYDS
- a CDS encoding IS1380 family transposase codes for the protein MKKNVFKSKCKINKIGVTNDTLTGRGGMSLFVKYLSSVEIYPLLEEFFGDIRKSGKGLPVWNIFKQIFCWFYDGTSRHLNSFDQLRADEGYASVIENSQTEMVSSHQIKRFYKSFSWVCGGPFRKILRKMFIWRLRRENPEAIDLTLDTMVMDNDEAQKRYGVQPTYKKVKGFQPLQAIWNGKIVDAVFRGGKKHSNYGNTVVNMMRDLVRVIREEYSETVTIIVRLDSGFFDEKILQACDNLGVGFICTGKMYKGVKEYVGVQLEDQWDVYSNRNQEWKYLEFGYRCDSWERFYRAIYTRLSHDGEQRLLDFARPDNVILTNIGVNPKVLANCSTQEEERRLLHTETIIESHHMRGADELPHRGLKDFGFEELPFKRFVPNSVVYYCMLISFFLFEAFKEDVLEGVLPIGSYATTVRRKALDFAAKIIGTGRQLILKVTRAVMDNLQFDILWQRSQKPVPIII